A genome region from Panicum virgatum strain AP13 chromosome 4K, P.virgatum_v5, whole genome shotgun sequence includes the following:
- the LOC120703004 gene encoding uncharacterized protein LOC120703004 encodes MAAPAPAAGSDTPKQLLSIIRDFASEKSHGERRLCDLRRRLADVRAAADAAAAELDAAKRAREAAEQELRGSQAQAAIAAATIQALEATISRLQEEFSKVGTDLDALKSKGDSERDDFISQMHEMNAKIRQFQQMVSLELAEYNHSGLQSTEGQHVKDKTETEESEGILKDLIDKVSSIDAEVQLLEGEYKKDLLDHDKVRQELANIQAKRALMEAVMEESKQLKEIGGRAAELAKVHASLVEELQRQYTCPGCGVNNMPVLEEAAN; translated from the exons ATggctgcgccggcgccggcggcgggcagcgaTACCCCGAAGCAGCTCCTCTCCATCATCCGCGACTTCGCCTCCGAGAAGTCCCACGGCG AGCGCAGGTTGTGCGACCTCAggcgccgcctcgccgacgtgcgcgccgcggccgacgccgccgcggcggagctcgacgccgccaagcgcgcgcgcgaggcggcggagcaggagctCCGCGGGAGCCAGGCTCAGGCCGCGATCGCCGCCGCGACAATCCAGGCGCTAGAG GCGACGATCTCGCGTCTCCAGGAGGAGTTCTCGAAGGTGGGCACTGATCTGGACGCGCTCAAG AGCAAGGGAGACAGTGAGAG GGACGATTTCATCagccagatgcatgagatgAACGCTAAGATAAG GCAATTTCAACAGATGGTCTCTCTAGAATTAGCAGAATACAATCACTCTGGGCTGCAGTCTACAGAAG GTCAACATGTCAAAGACAAGACTGAAACTGAGGAGTCAGAAGGCATTTTGAAAGATTTGATTGATAAGGTGAGCAGCATTGATGCTGAGGTGCAGCTCTTGGAAGGAGAGTATAAAAAAGATCTGCTTGATCATGATAAG GTCCGTCAGGAGCTGGCCAATATCCAAGCAAAGAGAGCTCTTATGGAGGCTGTGATGGAAGAGAGTAAGCAGCTGAAGGAGATTGGAGG GCGGGCAGCTGAACTGGCGAAGGTGCACGCTTCACTTGTAGAGGAGCTGCAGCGGCAGTACACGTGCCCTGGCTGCGGAGTCAACAACATGCCCGTGTTGGAGGAGGCCGCGAACTAG